TCGGTAAAAAACGTGATTTTGAGTATCGGCTGGCAACGCCTGCCCGGGTTGCAGCAGCCGGCATGCGCGAGGTCGGAATCGGCGCGCTGCTGGGGCTTGCCGACTGGCGGCTGGAGGGCCTGGCGCTCGGGCTGCATCTTGCCTGGCTGCGCAAGCATTACTGGCGAACGGCGCTGACCGTTTCCTTTCCGCGGCTTCGTCCGGCGGAAGGTGGTTTTCAGCCGTTGGTGCCGGTTTCCGAGAAGATGCTCACTCAGCTGATGTTTGCCCTGCGGATATTTGACCATGATGTCGGGCTGCTGCTGTCGACCCGGGAGGAGTCCCGTTTTCGGGACGGCATGGTGGGACTCGGACCCACTCGTTATTCAGCCGGATCATGCACCGCGCCGGGAGGCTATGGGGAACCGGCGCAAAGCGACGAACAGTTTGCCGTGGGCGATCACCGCTCCATGGACGAGGTGTGCGATTCCATTTTTCAAAAAGGATTTGACCCGGTTCGCAAGGATTGGGATGCAACATTTCAGAGACAGGAAAGCGTGGCCTGATCGGCTGCCGCCTGCTGGAGACCTATGAGAGGAGAGCTATGGCTGCACAAGACTTGAAAAAAATGTACACAACGATTTTAGGCGATCATTTCCCCATGGAGATGAAAATTTCCTTTGGCGATCAAACCCTGGTTTACCGGAAACGCACCTGGAAAATTCCCATGGAGGACGGCACCATAGACGAACGTGGGGTGCGCTATGGGGAAAACCCCGATCAGGAGGCGGCGCTTTACGAACTGGTGAACGGCAATCTGGTGCTGGGCGACTGCGGATTCGTCGAACCGGGCAACGGCCTGGTCAGTGGTATTACGGTGGAAGACATGCTGCAGGTGGGAAAACACCCGGGCAAGATCAATCTGACCGACATCGACAACGGCTTGAATATCCTGAAATATCTGATGGATCGCCCGGCGGCGGTCATCCTCAAACACAACAACCCTTGCGGCGCGGCCTACGGCACATCCCTGGCCGATGCCTACAACCGGGCCAACCGGGCCGACCGCATCGCCGCTTTCGGCGGGGCGGTGGTGATGAGCCGCGCCATTGACAAAGAGACGGCGGAACTGCTCAGCGGCAATTATCTGGAGGTGGTCTGCGCCCCTGAATTCGAGGAAGGCTCCCTGGAAATCCTCAAGGCGCGCAAAAATCTGCGGGTGATCAAAATGGCCCGCATCGACCGGCTGGCCGATTTTGAAAAATACCGTTTCGTTGATTTCAAAAGCCTGATCGACGGCGG
The Desulfobulbaceae bacterium DB1 genome window above contains:
- a CDS encoding IMP cyclohydrolase, which produces MAAQDLKKMYTTILGDHFPMEMKISFGDQTLVYRKRTWKIPMEDGTIDERGVRYGENPDQEAALYELVNGNLVLGDCGFVEPGNGLVSGITVEDMLQVGKHPGKINLTDIDNGLNILKYLMDRPAAVILKHNNPCGAAYGTSLADAYNRANRADRIAAFGGAVVMSRAIDKETAELLSGNYLEVVCAPEFEEGSLEILKARKNLRVIKMARIDRLADFEKYRFVDFKSLIDGGIIAQQSAVNSIRRKEDLKDAVTTYKGTEYRCRRQPDAREIDDMLFGWAVEHGVTSNSVIYVKDGCTVGIGTGEQDRVGVAEIAVHKAYVKYADILCFDKFGIPYADMALEIERGKRDKADQEAIDRQTKKDRAGLPGSVMISDAFFPYRDGADVGIRQGVSAILQAGGSMRDFETIEACNEAKPQVAMKYTGQRSFKH